One part of the Segnochrobactrum spirostomi genome encodes these proteins:
- a CDS encoding phage baseplate assembly protein produces the protein MSALDLVGAVAGSVLSGDGNSVPIRPTRALTLLVGDQPFDEWSQVEVVRDLDDIAGSFRLALRDAERSRRTWIAASAPILRAAMKAGQPVAILINGRLVLRGYLDEVGSDISDSEIALEASGRDRTGDLVDCAATVDGPAELRGVTLKQAIERVVKPFGLQVRDDVGLTTTRDRSIDVGETAMSAIEKWARQEGALITSDGVGSVLITRTGATRVSDPLMLPGTVAGQSWRVSLRERYSHYIVKGQASRAGGARGSAPGLDGTAEPLPTDPSAIIAAQTGRERLGTAIRGDAVDEEVGRYRPIVMMARTEATATGATTQAQWAMRVARARSESLEHTVSGWTMRDGQPWRLNVLAGVVDSYAGIAADRLIAGVRYSYGDGQAEQTTLRLVSPDAYDLEPVADRRTNRKARAVALDGTAERLTT, from the coding sequence ATGAGCGCGCTCGACCTCGTCGGCGCGGTGGCCGGATCGGTGCTCTCGGGCGACGGCAACAGCGTGCCGATCCGCCCGACGCGGGCGCTGACGTTGCTGGTGGGGGACCAGCCGTTCGACGAGTGGTCACAGGTCGAGGTCGTTCGCGATCTCGACGATATCGCGGGATCGTTCCGGTTGGCTCTTCGCGACGCCGAGCGGTCGCGGCGGACGTGGATCGCGGCGAGCGCGCCGATCCTCCGGGCTGCCATGAAGGCGGGGCAGCCGGTGGCGATCCTCATCAATGGCCGGCTGGTGCTGAGGGGTTATCTCGACGAGGTCGGCTCGGACATCTCGGACAGCGAGATCGCGCTCGAGGCGAGCGGCCGCGACCGCACCGGCGACCTCGTCGATTGTGCCGCCACGGTCGACGGGCCGGCGGAGCTGCGGGGCGTGACGCTCAAGCAGGCAATCGAGCGCGTGGTGAAACCCTTTGGGCTCCAGGTCCGGGACGACGTCGGCCTCACCACGACGCGGGACCGTTCGATCGACGTGGGCGAGACGGCGATGTCGGCGATCGAGAAGTGGGCTCGGCAAGAGGGTGCGCTGATCACCTCGGACGGCGTCGGGTCCGTGCTCATCACGCGGACCGGGGCGACGCGCGTCAGTGACCCGCTGATGCTGCCCGGCACGGTGGCCGGGCAGAGCTGGCGTGTCTCCCTGCGCGAGCGATATTCGCACTACATCGTCAAGGGACAGGCCTCGCGCGCTGGCGGCGCGCGCGGATCGGCGCCCGGCCTCGACGGCACGGCCGAGCCGCTGCCGACCGATCCATCCGCGATCATCGCCGCGCAGACGGGCCGGGAGCGCCTCGGCACCGCGATCCGCGGCGATGCGGTCGACGAGGAGGTCGGGCGCTATCGGCCGATCGTGATGATGGCGCGCACCGAGGCGACGGCGACCGGCGCGACGACACAGGCGCAATGGGCGATGCGCGTCGCGCGCGCCCGGTCCGAGAGCCTCGAACACACGGTCTCGGGCTGGACGATGAGGGACGGCCAGCCGTGGCGGCTCAATGTGCTGGCCGGGGTTGTGGACAGCTATGCCGGCATCGCCGCCGACCGGCTCATCGCCGGCGTGCGCTACTCCTACGGCGACGGTCAGGCCGAGCAGACGACGCTGCGGCTCGTCAGCCCCGACGCCTACGACCTGGAGCCGGTCGCGGATCGCCGCACGAACCGCAAGGCGCGAGCCGTCGCGCTCGACGGGACCGCAGAGCGGCTGACGACATGA
- a CDS encoding phage tail tape measure protein: MAGRQFDVSVLVRLRDALSAPLAGLQRKLAGLSNFASRIGVLSGLIASISFAAPIASAAAFDAQLRDIGITAGLSGGQLEASIAEMSQRFGRLAIETAQTSKAVASAAGVLVAAGMDTKQIDKLLPAIARVATASGAATDDIAKTAFALSDALQVPADQMDRALAALVVAGKQGRFELSEMARYFPALTAQMSQLGVTGMEAVKTLGAGLQIAMQGAPDPSTAANNMQNFLAKLLSPETIANFKKKGVDIGAVMTDAVAKGINPIEAVLQKVSKLTGVSSKDVAKAFDTAKKAGLSDAAALQKVEEQVRRIGGAEKIGKLFGDQQVLGFLLPMMANLDRYQQIAGAMGNASPADTGRDLQSRLAGDQAQLDRFGEIGEQAIRRIGRAFATNLPMINAGLTALLGWIAAVDARWPGLIDTALSWAGAGLLVTAGLAALGPAAAIASAALGVLGSALAVVLSPIGAVAAALGAVAYVIYSDWAGFAPLFERVWGGITAGAQGWVQYMRALFTGDWSGMQAGLAAMRDGAGRALTGTLDILRRISADMIALLDDLTGGIASKVTAVIFGAMTAIGAAVSTIAGRIGASLSTVTGSVSEWAGGVPAKIAAAIGDGADTTLAAARDLATKAVTALIDGWADLGPKIAAKITDAVSAMAGMDASAWSDLGKRFGDAVVDAVKSAIDRLVQWFAELPNRIVAAIGSIDLSNLIQWPSLPSWLGGGGSAAAAPAAASPAAAAAPAQRVDVGGDITVRATGGSEVTSARSRGPVPFTTSPNRGLVQGRP; encoded by the coding sequence ATGGCCGGCCGGCAATTCGACGTCTCGGTGCTAGTCCGTCTCCGGGATGCCTTGAGCGCTCCCCTTGCCGGCCTCCAGCGCAAGCTCGCGGGCCTGTCGAATTTCGCGAGCCGGATCGGCGTCCTCTCGGGGCTGATCGCGTCGATCTCGTTCGCCGCGCCGATCGCGAGCGCGGCGGCGTTCGATGCGCAGTTGCGCGACATCGGCATCACAGCGGGCTTATCCGGCGGGCAGCTCGAAGCGTCGATCGCAGAGATGTCTCAGCGCTTCGGGCGCTTGGCGATCGAGACGGCTCAGACGTCCAAGGCCGTGGCGAGCGCCGCGGGCGTGCTGGTCGCTGCCGGCATGGACACGAAGCAGATCGACAAGCTGCTGCCGGCGATCGCTCGCGTCGCCACCGCGTCCGGGGCCGCGACGGATGATATCGCCAAGACGGCATTCGCCTTGTCGGACGCGTTGCAGGTCCCGGCGGATCAGATGGACCGTGCGCTCGCCGCTCTCGTCGTCGCGGGTAAACAGGGGCGGTTCGAGCTGTCCGAGATGGCGCGCTATTTTCCGGCGCTGACCGCGCAGATGTCGCAGCTCGGCGTCACCGGCATGGAAGCGGTCAAGACGCTGGGCGCCGGCTTGCAGATCGCGATGCAGGGCGCACCCGATCCCTCGACTGCGGCGAACAACATGCAGAACTTCCTGGCGAAGCTTCTGTCGCCCGAGACCATCGCGAATTTCAAGAAGAAGGGCGTCGACATCGGGGCCGTGATGACCGACGCCGTCGCCAAGGGGATCAACCCGATCGAGGCTGTGCTGCAAAAGGTTTCGAAGCTCACGGGCGTCTCCTCCAAGGACGTGGCGAAGGCATTCGACACCGCGAAGAAGGCGGGCCTCTCTGACGCCGCGGCTCTGCAAAAGGTCGAGGAGCAGGTGCGTCGCATCGGCGGCGCCGAAAAGATCGGGAAGCTGTTCGGCGATCAGCAGGTGCTCGGCTTCCTGTTGCCGATGATGGCGAACCTGGATCGCTACCAGCAGATCGCAGGTGCGATGGGCAACGCATCGCCGGCCGACACCGGCCGCGACCTCCAGAGCCGCCTTGCCGGAGATCAGGCTCAGCTCGACCGCTTCGGCGAGATTGGCGAACAGGCGATCCGACGGATCGGTCGCGCCTTCGCGACGAACTTGCCCATGATCAACGCCGGCCTCACCGCGCTGCTCGGGTGGATCGCGGCGGTCGACGCACGGTGGCCCGGCCTTATCGACACCGCGCTGTCATGGGCGGGCGCCGGCCTTCTCGTCACCGCTGGGCTCGCGGCGCTCGGGCCGGCCGCGGCCATCGCATCGGCCGCGCTCGGCGTGCTCGGCTCCGCGCTCGCCGTCGTGCTGTCGCCGATCGGTGCCGTCGCGGCGGCGCTCGGCGCCGTCGCCTATGTCATCTATTCCGATTGGGCCGGTTTCGCGCCGCTGTTCGAGCGGGTGTGGGGCGGTATCACGGCCGGCGCGCAGGGCTGGGTGCAGTACATGCGCGCGCTGTTCACGGGCGACTGGTCGGGCATGCAAGCCGGCCTCGCGGCGATGCGCGACGGGGCCGGTCGCGCGCTCACGGGGACGCTCGACATCCTGCGCCGCATCAGCGCGGATATGATCGCGCTTCTCGATGACCTCACGGGCGGGATCGCCTCCAAGGTCACCGCCGTGATCTTCGGCGCGATGACCGCGATCGGCGCGGCCGTCTCGACGATCGCCGGACGGATCGGAGCGAGCTTGTCGACGGTGACCGGGTCGGTCTCCGAATGGGCCGGCGGCGTGCCCGCCAAGATCGCCGCCGCCATCGGCGATGGCGCAGACACGACGCTCGCCGCCGCCCGCGATCTTGCGACGAAGGCCGTCACCGCGCTGATCGACGGGTGGGCCGACCTCGGGCCGAAGATCGCCGCCAAGATCACCGACGCCGTGTCGGCGATGGCCGGCATGGACGCGAGCGCCTGGAGCGATCTCGGAAAGCGGTTCGGCGACGCGGTCGTCGATGCGGTGAAAAGCGCGATCGACCGGCTGGTGCAGTGGTTCGCCGAGTTGCCGAACCGCATCGTCGCCGCCATCGGTTCGATCGACCTCTCGAACCTCATCCAGTGGCCGTCGCTGCCGAGCTGGCTCGGGGGCGGCGGCAGTGCCGCCGCGGCGCCCGCCGCCGCCTCTCCGGCCGCCGCCGCGGCGCCGGCGCAACGTGTCGATGTCGGCGGCGACATCACCGTTCGCGCGACGGGCGGCAGCGAGGTCACGTCGGCCCGCTCGCGCGGCCCCGTGCCCTTCACCACCTCGCCGAACCGCGGCCTTGTCCAAGGGCGCCCGTGA
- a CDS encoding phage baseplate assembly protein, with protein sequence MTDRETAHQIRGLVSRGVMTAANDEGETQTADVTMWAGIDRTGIEVIQPFGVASVAPAGGTVVLLAVGGDQGDLVALPVGSPAFRLGKLGVGDSALYSLDGSRVVCHADGSIEVMATRAVTVKVPSVEAEISSERWRVRRTDEKEARIVADSQHLKMRRGAHWIAITDDGIRSSAAITVGADPHPDV encoded by the coding sequence ATGACCGACCGCGAGACCGCCCATCAGATCCGGGGGCTCGTGTCGCGCGGCGTCATGACCGCCGCGAACGACGAGGGCGAGACGCAGACGGCCGACGTCACGATGTGGGCCGGGATCGACCGGACGGGGATTGAGGTGATCCAGCCGTTCGGCGTCGCCTCGGTGGCGCCGGCCGGAGGCACCGTCGTGCTGCTCGCGGTCGGCGGCGATCAGGGCGACCTCGTCGCGCTGCCGGTGGGCTCACCGGCGTTTCGGCTCGGCAAGCTCGGTGTCGGCGACAGCGCGCTCTATTCGCTCGACGGCTCGCGGGTGGTCTGCCACGCCGACGGGTCGATCGAGGTGATGGCGACGCGGGCGGTCACCGTGAAGGTGCCGAGCGTCGAGGCGGAGATTTCGTCCGAGCGCTGGCGGGTGCGGCGAACCGACGAGAAGGAAGCGCGGATCGTGGCTGACAGCCAGCACCTCAAGATGCGCCGCGGGGCGCACTGGATCGCGATCACCGACGACGGCATCCGGTCGTCGGCCGCGATCACCGTCGGCGCAGACCCGCACCCGGATGTCTGA
- a CDS encoding DNA circularization N-terminal domain-containing protein, which translates to MSWLDTADIDTLPGLLPANYRGVPFYVLTAGQDVGRRMVMTYFPGLDWPSWDDQGAFDGPMRIVGFVLGDDYIVQAEAMRAALEMSGPATLIHPWLGFRLVEPVGPARISFATAELKIARVELYIQPTFEIVTAIASTLSGLLGSATTVLSAVASLVTAIGSDTQTVSSWSAGTSAATAAALIATTACGAIGIGLDDSAIVAATSSSAGADTAAALGAAITALPAPMTTAALTTPSPVAVAAGAVAAEPVDARTTLATALTMAEDTRAVAGAGTLAAAVRVASAAATLTTAAQIGTAVTWESRDEAAAWRVAIDDALGAVAADLEALARTLTGSAGAAAAAWTAIADLRSAIGRDMHEVVGRLPPVIRYTPPRPLSVWLIAHHFAGDDLSRVAPMVADIRRRNRLPHPARAGADGPIEILAS; encoded by the coding sequence ATGAGCTGGCTCGACACGGCCGACATCGACACTCTGCCGGGGTTGCTGCCCGCGAACTATCGCGGCGTCCCGTTCTACGTCTTGACCGCCGGTCAGGACGTGGGGCGCCGGATGGTCATGACCTATTTCCCTGGCCTGGACTGGCCGTCGTGGGATGACCAGGGCGCGTTCGACGGGCCTATGCGCATCGTCGGGTTCGTCCTCGGCGACGATTACATCGTCCAGGCGGAGGCGATGCGGGCCGCCCTCGAAATGTCCGGGCCGGCGACGCTGATCCATCCATGGCTTGGGTTCAGATTGGTCGAGCCGGTCGGCCCGGCCCGCATTTCGTTCGCGACGGCCGAGCTGAAGATCGCGCGGGTCGAACTCTACATCCAGCCCACCTTCGAGATCGTCACCGCGATCGCCTCGACGCTCTCCGGCCTGCTCGGATCGGCGACGACGGTGCTCTCGGCCGTCGCCTCGCTCGTCACCGCGATCGGCTCGGACACGCAGACCGTCTCGTCGTGGTCGGCCGGCACGTCGGCCGCGACGGCGGCGGCGCTGATCGCGACGACGGCGTGTGGTGCGATCGGGATCGGCCTCGACGACAGCGCGATCGTCGCTGCCACCTCGTCGAGCGCCGGCGCTGACACGGCCGCCGCGCTCGGTGCGGCGATCACCGCGCTGCCGGCTCCGATGACCACCGCCGCGCTCACGACGCCGTCGCCGGTGGCGGTCGCGGCCGGCGCGGTCGCGGCCGAGCCGGTCGATGCGCGGACGACGCTCGCGACCGCGCTCACGATGGCCGAGGACACCCGTGCGGTCGCCGGCGCCGGCACGCTCGCCGCCGCGGTGCGCGTCGCCTCGGCCGCCGCAACGCTGACGACGGCCGCGCAGATCGGGACGGCTGTGACGTGGGAAAGCCGCGACGAGGCGGCGGCTTGGCGCGTGGCGATCGACGACGCGCTCGGCGCGGTCGCGGCCGACCTGGAGGCGCTCGCCCGCACGCTCACCGGATCGGCCGGCGCCGCCGCGGCGGCGTGGACCGCGATCGCCGATCTGCGGTCGGCGATCGGGCGCGACATGCACGAGGTGGTGGGGCGGCTGCCGCCCGTCATCCGCTACACGCCGCCGCGGCCGCTCTCTGTGTGGCTCATCGCGCACCATTTTGCGGGTGACGATCTTTCGCGGGTGGCGCCGATGGTGGCGGACATCCGTCGCCGCAACCGCCTGCCGCACCCGGCCCGCGCCGGCGCGGACGGGCCGATCGAGATCCTCGCATCATGA